One segment of Chitinivibrio alkaliphilus ACht1 DNA contains the following:
- a CDS encoding 4Fe-4S cluster-binding domain-containing protein: MELAIHSFETMGTVDGPGLRTVVFLQGCHLRCVYCHNRDMWQMEKGGVLAKVLWMR, from the coding sequence ATGGAATTAGCAATACACTCTTTTGAGACCATGGGAACTGTAGACGGTCCGGGGCTTCGTACGGTCGTGTTTTTACAGGGATGTCATTTGCGATGTGTGTATTGCCATAATCGTGATATGTGGCAGATGGAGAAGGGGGGCGTTCTTGCAAAAGTGTTGTGGATGAGATAA